In Tepidimonas taiwanensis, the following are encoded in one genomic region:
- the tuf gene encoding elongation factor Tu, protein MAKEKFERTKPHVNVGTIGHVDHGKTTLTAAITTVLASKFGGQAKKYDEIDAAPEEKARGITINTAHVEYETANRHYAHVDCPGHADYVKNMITGAAQMDGAILVVSAADGPMPQTREHILLARQVGVPYIIVFLNKCDMVDDAELLELVEMEVRELLSKYDFPGDDIPIIKGSALKALEGDKGELGEQAIMKLAEALDTYIPTPERAIDGAFLMPVEDVFSISGRGTVVTGRIERGIIKVGDEVEIVGLRPTAKTTCTGVEMFRKLLDQGQAGDNVGILLRGTKREEVERGQVLAKPGTITPHTHFTGEVYVLSKEEGGRHTPFFNNYRPQFYFRTTDVTGAIELPKDKEMVMPGDNVTITVKLIAPIAMEEGLRFAIREGGRTVGAGVVSKIIE, encoded by the coding sequence ATGGCAAAGGAAAAATTCGAGCGGACCAAGCCGCACGTCAACGTGGGCACGATTGGTCACGTGGACCACGGCAAGACGACGCTGACGGCGGCGATCACGACGGTGCTGGCCAGCAAGTTTGGTGGTCAGGCGAAGAAGTACGACGAAATTGACGCGGCGCCCGAAGAGAAGGCGCGCGGCATCACCATCAACACCGCGCACGTCGAATACGAAACCGCCAACCGGCACTACGCGCACGTCGACTGCCCGGGTCACGCCGACTACGTCAAGAACATGATCACCGGTGCCGCCCAGATGGACGGCGCCATCCTGGTCGTCTCCGCCGCCGACGGCCCCATGCCGCAAACCCGCGAGCACATCCTGCTCGCCCGCCAAGTGGGCGTGCCCTACATCATCGTGTTCCTCAACAAGTGCGACATGGTCGACGACGCCGAGCTGCTCGAGCTCGTCGAGATGGAAGTGCGCGAGCTGCTCTCCAAGTACGACTTCCCCGGCGACGACATCCCCATCATCAAGGGCTCGGCGCTCAAGGCGCTCGAGGGCGACAAGGGCGAGCTGGGCGAACAAGCCATCATGAAGCTCGCCGAAGCGCTCGACACCTACATCCCCACGCCCGAGCGCGCCATCGACGGTGCGTTCCTGATGCCCGTCGAAGACGTCTTCTCGATCTCCGGCCGCGGCACCGTCGTGACCGGCCGTATCGAGCGCGGCATCATCAAAGTCGGTGACGAAGTCGAAATCGTCGGCCTGCGTCCCACCGCCAAGACCACCTGCACCGGCGTGGAAATGTTCCGCAAGCTGCTCGACCAAGGCCAGGCGGGCGACAACGTCGGTATCCTGCTGCGCGGCACCAAGCGCGAAGAAGTCGAGCGCGGCCAAGTGCTGGCCAAGCCCGGCACGATCACGCCGCACACCCACTTCACCGGTGAGGTGTACGTGCTCTCCAAGGAAGAAGGTGGCCGCCACACGCCGTTCTTCAACAACTACCGGCCGCAGTTCTACTTCCGCACCACCGACGTCACGGGCGCCATCGAGCTGCCCAAGGACAAGGAGATGGTGATGCCGGGCGACAACGTGACGATCACCGTCAAGCTGATTGCCCCGATCGCGATGGAAGAGGGCCTGCGCTTTGCGATCCGCGAAGGCGGCCGCACCGTGGGCGCCGGCGTCGTCTCCAAGATCATCGAGTAA
- the rpsJ gene encoding 30S ribosomal protein S10, with amino-acid sequence MNKQKIRIRLKAFDYKLIDASAAEIVDTAKRTGAIVKGPVPLPTRMKRFDILRSPHVNKTSRDQFEIRTHQRLMDIVDPTDKTVDALMKLDLPAGVDVEIKLQ; translated from the coding sequence ATGAACAAGCAAAAGATCCGCATCCGCCTCAAAGCGTTCGACTACAAGCTGATCGACGCTTCTGCCGCCGAGATCGTCGACACCGCCAAGCGCACCGGCGCCATCGTCAAGGGCCCCGTGCCCCTGCCGACGCGCATGAAGCGTTTCGACATCCTGCGCTCGCCGCACGTCAACAAGACGAGCCGCGACCAGTTCGAGATCCGCACGCACCAGCGCCTGATGGACATCGTCGATCCGACGGACAAGACGGTGGACGCGCTGATGAAGCTGGACCTGCCGGCCGGCGTGGACGTCGAGATCAAGCTGCAGTGA
- the rplC gene encoding 50S ribosomal protein L3, which produces MSLSNSLGLLGRKVGMMRLFTEDGDAVPVTVVDVSNNRVAQVKTQATDGYDALQVAFGKRRASRVTKPMAGHYAKAGVEAGEILQEFRVSAEVAAKYAPGATLSVTELFQPGQKVDVQGTSIGKGFAGTIKRHNFGSQRASHGNSRSHNVPGSISMAQDPGRVFPGKRMTGHMGCETVTTQNLDVVRVDAERQLLLIKGAVPGAKGGFVTVRPAVKAAK; this is translated from the coding sequence ATGAGTCTGAGCAACTCTCTGGGGTTGTTGGGCCGCAAGGTGGGCATGATGCGTCTGTTCACCGAGGATGGGGACGCGGTGCCCGTCACGGTGGTCGATGTGTCCAACAACCGGGTGGCACAGGTCAAGACCCAGGCCACCGATGGCTACGACGCCCTGCAGGTGGCCTTCGGCAAGCGCCGCGCCTCGCGCGTGACCAAGCCGATGGCGGGTCACTACGCCAAGGCCGGTGTCGAAGCCGGCGAAATCCTCCAGGAATTCCGGGTCAGCGCCGAAGTCGCGGCCAAGTACGCGCCGGGCGCCACCCTGTCCGTGACCGAGCTGTTCCAGCCGGGCCAGAAGGTCGATGTGCAGGGCACGTCGATCGGTAAGGGCTTCGCGGGCACCATCAAGCGCCACAACTTCGGCTCGCAGCGCGCCTCGCACGGCAACAGCCGCTCGCACAACGTGCCGGGTTCGATCTCGATGGCGCAGGACCCGGGTCGCGTCTTCCCGGGCAAGCGCATGACCGGCCACATGGGCTGCGAGACCGTGACGACCCAGAACCTCGACGTGGTGCGTGTCGACGCCGAGCGTCAGCTGCTCCTGATCAAGGGGGCCGTTCCGGGTGCCAAGGGCGGCTTCGTGACCGTCCGTCCGGCCGTCAAGGCCGCCAAGTAA
- the rplD gene encoding 50S ribosomal protein L4 yields MQVELLNDQGQAASTVEVPETVFGREFNEALVHQLVVAYQANARQGTRAQKDRGAVKHTTKKPFRQKGTGNARAGMTSSPLWRGGGKIFPSSPNENFSQKLNKKMYRAGMAAIFSQLLREGRLSVVESIKVEAPKTKLLASKLKAMNLNSALIIADEIDENLYLASRNLPNVLVVEPRYADPVSLVHFKKVLVTKGALDQIKEMFA; encoded by the coding sequence ATGCAAGTCGAACTCCTCAACGACCAGGGTCAGGCTGCCTCCACCGTCGAGGTGCCCGAGACCGTCTTCGGTCGCGAATTCAACGAAGCGCTGGTGCACCAGCTCGTCGTCGCCTACCAGGCCAACGCCCGCCAGGGCACGCGCGCACAGAAGGATCGCGGTGCCGTCAAGCACACGACCAAGAAGCCGTTCCGCCAGAAGGGCACCGGTAATGCGCGTGCCGGTATGACCTCGTCGCCGCTGTGGCGCGGGGGCGGCAAGATCTTCCCGAGCAGCCCCAACGAAAACTTCAGCCAGAAGCTCAACAAGAAGATGTACCGCGCCGGCATGGCCGCCATCTTCTCGCAGCTGCTGCGCGAGGGGCGTCTGTCGGTGGTCGAGTCGATCAAGGTCGAAGCGCCCAAGACCAAGCTGCTGGCCAGCAAGCTCAAGGCGATGAACCTGAATTCGGCGCTCATCATCGCCGACGAAATCGACGAAAACCTCTACCTGGCGTCGCGCAACCTGCCCAACGTGCTGGTCGTCGAGCCGCGCTACGCCGACCCCGTGTCGCTGGTGCACTTCAAGAAGGTGCTCGTCACCAAGGGTGCGCTGGATCAGATCAAGGAGATGTTCGCATGA
- the rplW gene encoding 50S ribosomal protein L23: MSQPKFDEGRLMQVLVAPIISEKATRVGEKTNTVLFKVLRDASKPEIKAAVELLFNVKVQDVNVLNRKGKVKRFGKTIGRRDHVRKAYVTLAEGQEIQFGAEGI; this comes from the coding sequence ATGAGCCAGCCGAAGTTCGACGAAGGTCGCCTGATGCAGGTGCTGGTGGCGCCGATCATCTCGGAGAAGGCCACCCGCGTGGGCGAAAAGACCAACACCGTCCTGTTCAAGGTGCTGCGCGACGCCAGCAAGCCCGAGATCAAGGCGGCGGTGGAGCTGCTGTTCAACGTCAAGGTGCAGGACGTCAACGTCCTGAACCGCAAGGGCAAGGTCAAGCGCTTCGGCAAGACCATCGGTCGCCGTGACCACGTGCGCAAGGCCTATGTGACCCTGGCCGAGGGCCAGGAGATCCAGTTCGGCGCAGAAGGGATCTGA
- the rplB gene encoding 50S ribosomal protein L2 produces MAVIKMKPTSPGRRGMVKVTREHLYKGPGYAPLLEPLAKTSGRNNNGHITVRHKGGGAKHHYRLIDFRRDKDGIPAKVERLEYDPNRTAHIALLCYADGERRYIIAPRGIEVGQTVVSGSESPIRVGNTLPIRNIPVGSTIHCIELKPGKGAQLARSAGASAVLLAREGVYAQVRLRSGEVRKVHVDCRATIGEVSNTEHNLRQLGKAGVKRHMGIRPTVRGVAMNPIDHPHGGGEGRTGTGQPPRDPWGNLTKGYRTRHNRRTQNMIVSRRKK; encoded by the coding sequence ATGGCAGTCATCAAGATGAAGCCGACCTCGCCGGGCCGCCGCGGCATGGTGAAGGTCACTCGTGAGCACCTGTACAAGGGCCCCGGTTACGCGCCGCTGCTGGAGCCGCTGGCCAAGACGTCCGGGCGCAACAACAACGGCCACATCACCGTGCGCCACAAGGGCGGCGGTGCCAAGCACCACTACCGCCTGATCGACTTCCGCCGCGACAAGGACGGCATCCCCGCGAAGGTCGAGCGGCTGGAGTACGACCCGAACCGCACCGCGCACATCGCGCTGCTGTGCTACGCCGATGGCGAGCGCCGCTACATCATCGCGCCGCGCGGCATCGAAGTGGGTCAGACCGTGGTGAGCGGCAGCGAGTCGCCGATCCGTGTCGGCAACACGCTGCCGATCCGCAACATCCCGGTGGGTTCGACCATCCACTGCATCGAGCTCAAGCCCGGCAAGGGTGCGCAGCTGGCCCGCTCGGCCGGTGCGTCCGCCGTGCTGCTGGCGCGCGAGGGCGTCTACGCCCAGGTGCGGCTGCGCTCCGGTGAGGTGCGCAAGGTGCACGTGGACTGCCGCGCCACGATCGGCGAGGTCTCCAACACCGAACACAACCTGCGTCAGCTGGGCAAGGCCGGCGTCAAGCGTCACATGGGCATCCGTCCGACGGTGCGCGGTGTGGCGATGAACCCGATCGATCACCCGCACGGGGGTGGTGAGGGCCGTACCGGTACCGGTCAGCCGCCGCGCGATCCGTGGGGCAACCTGACCAAGGGTTACCGCACCCGTCACAACCGCCGCACGCAGAACATGATCGTGTCGCGCCGCAAGAAGTAA
- the rpsS gene encoding 30S ribosomal protein S19, giving the protein MSRSLKKGPFVDHHLMAKVEKAQAAKDKKPIKTWSRRSTILPEFIGLTIAVHNGKQHVPVYITEQMVGHKLGEFSLTRSFKGHPGDKKAKK; this is encoded by the coding sequence ATGTCCCGTTCTCTGAAAAAAGGTCCCTTCGTTGACCATCACCTGATGGCCAAGGTCGAGAAGGCGCAGGCCGCCAAGGACAAGAAGCCGATCAAGACCTGGTCGCGGCGCTCCACGATCCTGCCCGAGTTCATCGGCCTGACGATTGCCGTGCACAACGGCAAGCAGCACGTGCCGGTGTACATCACCGAGCAGATGGTCGGTCACAAGCTGGGCGAGTTCTCGCTGACGCGCTCGTTCAAGGGCCACCCCGGCGACAAGAAAGCCAAGAAGTGA
- the rplV gene encoding 50S ribosomal protein L22, with the protein METRCIVRGVRLSADKGRLVADLIRGKKVDQALQILTFTPKKAAGIIKKALLSAIANAEHNDGADIDELKVKTIHVEQGTTLKRFTARAKGRGNRISKPTCHIYVTVGN; encoded by the coding sequence ATGGAAACCCGCTGTATCGTTCGCGGCGTTCGCCTCTCGGCCGACAAGGGCCGGCTGGTGGCCGACCTGATTCGCGGCAAGAAGGTGGACCAGGCCCTGCAGATCCTGACCTTCACGCCGAAGAAGGCCGCCGGCATCATCAAGAAGGCGCTGCTGTCCGCCATCGCCAACGCCGAGCACAACGACGGTGCCGACATCGACGAGCTGAAGGTCAAGACCATCCACGTCGAGCAGGGCACCACGCTCAAGCGCTTCACCGCGCGTGCCAAGGGCCGGGGCAACCGCATCAGCAAGCCGACCTGCCACATCTACGTGACCGTGGGTAACTGA
- the rpsC gene encoding 30S ribosomal protein S3 produces the protein MGQKIHPTGFRLSVTRNWASRWYASNRDFAGMLADDIKVREYLRSKLKNAAVSRIVIERPAKNARITIYSARPGVVIGKKGEDIERLKKDLAAMLGVPVAVNIEEIRKPEVDAQLIADSITQQLEKRIMFRRAMKRAMQNAMRLGAQGVKIMSSGRLNGIEIARTEWYREGRVPLHTLRADIDYGTSVAKTTYGTIGVKVWVYKGDNLGRNDVPSLDSTPRPDDERRPRGPRRDGARPARGGARRGSNAAPADGSDKPAEATAQPAVKRVRSDAPAPAAADGKGE, from the coding sequence ATGGGGCAGAAAATCCATCCTACGGGCTTTCGCCTGTCGGTGACCCGCAACTGGGCGAGCCGCTGGTACGCCAGCAACCGCGATTTCGCCGGCATGCTCGCCGACGACATCAAGGTGCGTGAGTACCTGCGCAGCAAGCTCAAAAACGCCGCCGTCTCGCGCATCGTCATCGAGCGTCCCGCCAAGAACGCGCGCATCACGATCTACTCGGCCCGTCCGGGTGTGGTGATCGGCAAGAAGGGCGAGGACATCGAGCGCCTGAAGAAGGATCTCGCCGCGATGCTGGGCGTGCCGGTGGCCGTCAACATCGAGGAAATCCGCAAGCCCGAGGTCGATGCGCAGCTCATCGCCGACAGCATCACCCAGCAGCTCGAGAAGCGCATCATGTTCCGCCGCGCGATGAAGCGCGCGATGCAAAACGCGATGCGCCTGGGCGCCCAGGGCGTCAAGATCATGTCGTCGGGGCGTCTCAACGGCATCGAAATCGCGCGCACCGAGTGGTACCGCGAGGGTCGCGTGCCGCTGCACACGCTGCGCGCCGATATCGACTACGGCACCTCGGTGGCCAAGACCACCTACGGCACCATCGGCGTCAAGGTGTGGGTGTACAAAGGCGACAACCTGGGCCGCAACGACGTCCCGTCGCTCGACAGCACGCCGCGCCCGGACGACGAGCGCCGCCCGCGTGGCCCGCGCCGTGATGGCGCGCGCCCGGCCCGTGGTGGCGCCCGCCGTGGCAGCAACGCGGCCCCGGCCGACGGCAGCGACAAGCCGGCCGAGGCCACCGCACAACCCGCCGTTAAGCGCGTTCGTTCCGACGCACCCGCGCCTGCAGCCGCGGACGGCAAAGGAGAATAA
- the rplP gene encoding 50S ribosomal protein L16, translating to MLQPARRKYRKEHKGRNTGVATSGTTVVFGDYGLKATDRGRLTARQIEAARRAISRHVKRGGRIWIRVFPDKPITKKPAEVRMGNGKGNVEFYVAEIQPGKVLYEIVGVPEQLAREAFQLAAAKLPLRTTFVTRMLGQ from the coding sequence ATGTTGCAACCTGCTCGTCGCAAATACCGCAAAGAGCACAAGGGCCGCAACACGGGTGTCGCCACCAGCGGCACCACCGTCGTGTTCGGCGACTACGGCCTCAAGGCCACCGACCGCGGCCGCCTGACGGCGCGCCAGATCGAAGCCGCCCGTCGGGCCATCTCGCGCCACGTCAAGCGCGGTGGGCGCATCTGGATCCGCGTGTTTCCGGACAAGCCCATCACCAAGAAGCCGGCCGAGGTCCGCATGGGCAACGGCAAGGGTAACGTGGAGTTCTACGTCGCCGAAATCCAGCCCGGCAAGGTGCTGTACGAGATCGTCGGCGTGCCCGAGCAGCTCGCGCGTGAAGCGTTCCAGCTCGCCGCGGCCAAGCTCCCGCTGCGCACCACGTTCGTGACGCGCATGCTCGGCCAGTGA
- the rpmC gene encoding 50S ribosomal protein L29 — MKAAELRQKDVAALQAEIKSLQKAHFNLRMQKATQQLANTAALRQTRRAIARAKTILAEKLAAGQ; from the coding sequence ATGAAAGCCGCTGAACTGCGTCAAAAAGACGTCGCCGCGCTGCAGGCCGAAATCAAGTCGCTGCAAAAAGCGCACTTCAACCTGCGCATGCAGAAGGCCACGCAACAGCTCGCCAACACCGCCGCGCTGCGTCAGACGCGCCGTGCGATTGCGCGCGCCAAGACCATCCTGGCCGAAAAACTTGCCGCGGGCCAGTAA
- the rpsQ gene encoding 30S ribosomal protein S17, with product MTQTKVKRTLIGKVVSDKRAKTITVLVERRVKHPLYDKIVIKSSKYHAHDENGEYKLGDIVEITESRPLSKTKNWVATRLVQKASAV from the coding sequence ATGACGCAAACCAAAGTCAAGCGCACCCTGATCGGCAAGGTGGTCAGCGACAAGCGCGCCAAGACGATCACCGTGCTGGTCGAGCGCCGCGTGAAGCATCCGCTGTACGACAAGATCGTGATCAAGTCGAGCAAGTACCACGCCCACGACGAAAACGGCGAGTACAAGCTCGGCGACATCGTCGAGATCACGGAAAGCCGGCCGCTGTCGAAGACCAAGAACTGGGTCGCGACGCGCCTGGTGCAAAAGGCCTCCGCGGTCTGA
- a CDS encoding peroxiredoxin produces the protein MIQVGDTLPDVTLMEYCETEGNGCSIGPNPVSVRAAAAGKTIALFAVPGAFTPTCSAQHVPGYLRRYDELRAAGIDEIWCVSVNDAFVMGAWARDQGTAGKVRMLADGSAEFARATGLTLDLTARGLGLRSNRYSMLVKDGVVRTLNVEAPGKFEVSDADTLLAQARELAATQG, from the coding sequence ATGATCCAGGTTGGCGATACCCTGCCCGATGTGACCCTGATGGAGTACTGCGAAACCGAAGGCAACGGCTGCAGCATTGGACCCAACCCGGTGTCGGTGCGCGCCGCGGCGGCGGGCAAGACGATTGCGCTCTTTGCCGTGCCCGGGGCGTTCACCCCGACGTGCTCCGCGCAGCACGTGCCGGGCTACCTGCGCCGTTATGACGAGCTGCGCGCGGCAGGAATCGATGAAATCTGGTGCGTCAGCGTCAACGACGCGTTCGTGATGGGCGCGTGGGCGCGCGACCAGGGCACCGCTGGCAAGGTGCGTATGCTCGCCGACGGCAGCGCCGAGTTCGCGCGCGCCACCGGGCTGACGCTGGACCTGACGGCGCGGGGGCTGGGCTTGCGCAGCAACCGCTACTCGATGCTCGTCAAGGACGGTGTCGTGCGCACCCTCAACGTCGAGGCGCCGGGCAAGTTCGAGGTCAGCGACGCCGATACGCTGCTCGCGCAGGCGCGCGAGCTGGCGGCGACCCAGGGGTAA
- a CDS encoding GNAT family N-acetyltransferase has product MADASADDTAPPEVRLHTVTDGPLLNAARELFLDYQADIGIDLCFQGFTEELATLPGLYAPPLGALVVATVDGEAAGCCALRPLFDSDHGNAAEMKRLFVRRAFRGFGLGRQLAEQVVLLAQQAGYDCLLLDTLREMEAARALYHEMGFVEIPPYYHNPLPGAHYLKLAL; this is encoded by the coding sequence ATGGCCGATGCATCTGCCGACGACACCGCGCCGCCCGAGGTGCGGCTGCATACCGTGACCGACGGGCCGCTGCTGAACGCGGCGCGCGAGCTGTTTCTCGACTATCAGGCCGACATCGGCATCGACCTGTGCTTTCAGGGTTTTACCGAGGAGCTGGCGACGCTGCCCGGCCTGTACGCGCCGCCGCTGGGGGCGCTGGTCGTCGCCACCGTCGATGGCGAAGCGGCGGGCTGTTGCGCGCTGCGCCCGCTGTTCGACAGCGACCACGGCAACGCGGCGGAAATGAAGCGCCTGTTCGTGCGGCGGGCGTTTCGCGGCTTCGGGCTCGGCCGCCAGTTGGCGGAGCAGGTCGTGCTGCTGGCACAGCAGGCGGGGTACGACTGCCTGCTGCTCGATACGCTGCGCGAGATGGAGGCCGCGCGCGCGCTCTACCACGAGATGGGCTTCGTCGAGATTCCGCCCTACTACCACAACCCCCTGCCGGGGGCGCATTACCTCAAGCTGGCGCTGTGA
- a CDS encoding type II toxin-antitoxin system RelE/ParE family toxin yields MRILFWTPEAIQDRVDIYDHIEADNPAAALALDERLSGAAGRLIEHPGLGRPGRVAGTRELVVHPNYLLVYDITDDQVRVLRVLHAARQWPSK; encoded by the coding sequence ATGAGGATCCTGTTCTGGACGCCGGAGGCGATTCAGGACCGCGTCGACATCTACGACCACATCGAGGCCGACAATCCGGCCGCCGCACTGGCCCTCGATGAGCGGTTATCCGGGGCGGCGGGTCGCTTGATCGAGCATCCCGGCCTGGGTCGCCCTGGTCGCGTCGCTGGTACCCGCGAGCTGGTGGTCCATCCAAACTATCTCCTGGTCTACGACATCACCGATGACCAGGTGCGCGTGCTGCGCGTGTTGCACGCGGCGCGGCAGTGGCCTTCAAAATAA
- a CDS encoding CopG family ribbon-helix-helix protein: MSESTFTFRVDPALKSAFSAAAKKMDRNAAQLLRDFMRDVVRQQQETTAHDAWFRRAVQTGLDSANAGRLIPSAEVEARFAAKRAATRQRLEAAAE; encoded by the coding sequence ATGAGCGAAAGCACCTTCACGTTCCGGGTCGACCCGGCGCTGAAATCCGCGTTCTCTGCCGCAGCCAAAAAAATGGACCGCAACGCCGCGCAGCTCCTGCGTGACTTCATGCGCGACGTCGTTCGCCAGCAGCAGGAAACCACGGCACACGACGCCTGGTTCCGACGCGCGGTCCAGACAGGGCTGGACTCTGCCAACGCCGGTCGCCTCATCCCCTCGGCGGAAGTCGAAGCACGGTTTGCCGCCAAACGCGCCGCAACCCGCCAACGGCTTGAAGCCGCCGCCGAATGA